The Aspergillus luchuensis IFO 4308 DNA, chromosome 4, nearly complete sequence DNA window TTGGTAAGTAAAAGCGAACGCCGGGTGGAGTAGCAACAGCACGGAAGGGTGCGACAGCAATGAACATACGTTTTCAAGGTAACCCAGAAGATCGGAAACCGCTTCGCGCTCATTGTCTGCCAAAGTGGTTTCATAAATACCATCCCTTGAGCGGCCTCCGATCGGGCCGAGACAAGCTGAGATATGGCACCATCGGTCAACTGTCGAGAAGCAGGACAGACAGGCGTTCGTGATTCCGCTCATGCCTTCAGAATGGGGAGCCCGCAGGACCAACAGACGGCCCCGCCAGCGTTTGAACAAGAAAGCAAAGAGTAGGCGGAAGATACGCCGAATGGattgggagaggagaggatcaGGTCGGGCTCCTTAATGTGCCAGCAAGCTAGTCGCCTTCCCTTATTCCATCCAACAAAGACTTGCAGCGGAGGCGGAATAGACGTGGGAACGGGAGGCGGTCGGGGGAAGAGCAGGCAGAGTTCGAGGGAAGGACCGAATGGCGATTGAGGGAAACGCAAGAAGGGGACGGGAAGAGAGGCTCTGGCAGAGGGAGCTACGGGAACACAAGGCCCGGCGCGTGATGGTTTCctgagaggggagagggaaggaggagggatggatggatagatagtacgAGGAGTGGTTTGCTGTAGCCGTAGTGTAGTAGTCGACTGTCGTAagtaggaggaaggggagatgaGACGGAAtgaggttggttggttaggTCAGTTAGGTTAGGTCAGGTTGGGTAAGTAGCTTCCGTTTGCTTCAAGGGACCCTTAAGCACGTTGCTTTCCTCTTTGGAAAACATACAATGGAAAAGAGTCAATGGAGGGGAGAGCAATATGacaaggggagggggagatggcggagaatgGAAGACCCAGGGGGATAGAGGTTCATCACCAGAGTGGATTctgggatgggtggatggagagagagagagagagtgagtgagcaGAGATGAAAGAAGCAAGCCAGTCTGGTTGAGAGTTAGTTTCACGCAGTGGTAATGGTTAGTTACTGTTACTGTAGTTTAGTGGTAAAGTAAGAACCCGCGCCAGCACCACTTTGGAGTCGGGCAAATGATAACGCGCAGAAAAAAAGCAGGCAGGGGAAGCTCCCAAATTCACCAACCACCTTATTCTGTtcattttaattttaaattttaggTGATGATATTACTCAATCTTGAACTATAGTACTATTGCTCAACTAGATTCAAAACTCTGTCGtctaaactactactacgtatctatctatatcgtATAGATCTGTCACCGCCGTTATCAACCAGAAGGTCCCATTCCCCCGACCGGGGACATCCTCCCCGGTTGTTTATCTTTTGCTCGtcattgctttgcttttcgcTTGCTCGTTTTCTGTCGGGCGGCCCCACTGGGCAACATCCATGCCCGTCATtcagagagcgagagagagctCTGTTGCTCGGCCTCACCTTCTTttgctctccctccctccacctccacccaaTTCCCAGCCACATTCCCGCCATATCATCTAGGATTCTGAAACTAGTCCCATGAGTGTTCCCACCTTTGATGCAGACATTGAAGCATGTCATCAACTGATCTCAACAATTAAACTAATTAGCAACCGTTCTATACCAATTTCATTTTTTCGCAtgctcatcaacaacatcatgatGGGGTCAAGAAATAAATACCTCTGGTTCCACTTCGGAAGCTAACCATCGCCCCAGAGCACAGTTCCTACACCGTAGATTCAGCTGTGACGGATTTGAACATACTTAGTAATTTCTAAAGCAAGACCCAGGTAGTAGCAGCTAcctattagtagtagtagtatagcCCGGTCCACACATTTTAAGCTTTAGCAGCaacaaagggaaaagaatgTTAAAGAAAGCTACCTACCCGTCTGCATGAATgaacaactactacttatcaGCTTGCAGGACCAGGATCATTGATCGCTGTAGTTCCTAGAATCCGTTGCTATGTAGTTTGTACAGTcgcaagtagtagtatcaacTCAGAAAAGTATCCTGAGTGGACAGTGAGGCGACTATGCTGATCACCGGACAGCATTCGGGGAAGATGATCAACATCCATGCTTGGACCAACAATCATCTACTAACTATTTCGGATCAATCACCTGtcaaccatccatcatcctcctccaccatcaccaccaccatcaccaccatcatcatcatagcaTCCCCAAAACTAGTGGCATGCCAATGGATCAGTCCTTCAAAAGTACAGGCACAACATGGctgaattatatttaaattccAGTCATCTGGGATCTGTCACGGGTACAGCCGTGTTGCTCGTGGCGGAACTATCTGGTTATCTGGTTATTAGTAAGTagaagtagttgtagttgtctGCTGACAGGGATAGATTGGTTAATGAAACTTGGATGGGTGATGAGATTGCATTGGATTCCACGCTGAGACTTGTTGCGACGCATTTACCCCTGCATCTACCTGTGCGTGCTTTTGAAACCATATCCAACCTCACTGGTTTATCTACCGTGCATCTACATACTCCATATATTTCTCAGAGTACTACATGCAATGCCAGGGAGATACaccagaaaaagagagagagtgtgtgtgtgtgtgagtgggTGTATGTGACTATGAGTGTTGCCACCACATAGACCACGTGAGAGGAGATGAGCAAAAACAGTCTTCTCAATATTCACACCATCAAAAATGGCTTGCATCACATGAAGGCCCGGGCCCATGATCCCGATGCCAATCACTGGCCGGCTGAACCATCCATTCGACAAACCTCAGAGGCTTACAGTAAGCAAGTTTTTCCCGGTGTGCAAATGATGtcttctcctttctccctGCCCCGCAAAGCTAAAATGTCCATGGGCAGCGCAAAAGTGCGGAGGAGCCCACGAGATCCCCGTCCATAGCATGGCCTGGTATCGAAtcatccctccccttcaatGCTCCCATGTGGATTTGCTCAGGACAGATCATCCCCCTTCCGTGCGTCAGTTGTGACGCAGTCGTACAGATTCAGATGTATACAAAAAAAAGGGATACTTCgagactacttactattcACACCGTGCTAAATCGACTATCCCGGTCACTATGCAGGATGCAGGCGATGGAATGCTGGGGCAAAGGGGAGCGGCCAAACTACTAGTCACGGAGTACGGAAACTAGATTGCCACTGTCAGTCAGACAGAGGCTCCTGGAATAAACCTGCAGAAAGGATGATCCATGTTCCGGACGTTTTATTTGATCTCAGACCGGGAACAACGGCTGAGGGCATCGGCATTGCTTTTTCGCCCTGCAACCCGGGCGACCAATTTGATACTTGCTCCACTCCCCGGAGTTACTTAAAAGATGCCTGCAGTCAATCCATCGACCTGCAGTCAGACAACAGCTCCGATCGGGGAGATTTATGTTCCTTGAGGACCGAGGACCTGTAGTTAGACTATGTACTTCGTAGTTTGACGCTAAATGGAAGCCCAGTGGAATCTTCTCAGACGGGCAACCATGGTAGCCCGTGTTTCGGGGGGCGCAGGCTCACTCGTCCAACTAATAACAGGACCCTCACTGTAATTCGCCGCTCCGccctggatggatggagtttCTGGATAGAGCAGACATGGTGCGATgcgcctcctctccctcctctgtctctctcgAAGTATCAGGCTGGTCCCTCTTCGAATGGGGAACCGGTCGTCTCTAGTCGTAGAATTAGTACGTACTActtccactactactactagatactTACTGCAGACCTGCGCATTCCGTTTGCCCCacagaggagaagatcttACCATTTGACTCGCATGGTTGCCATTCTGTTCCGGCATTCCAACCCAAGGGAGACGAAGAAGTAAGAGAAATAGCAACACTTTCCCACCAGCCTCGACTTGGatatttcctcctcccctctttttctgttcAGTGCGCAATTTATCTTTACTagttcctccctttctttccccttcctttcctccccttaGAACCTGTCAAGGATAACTTCGTTTTATTgtcctcctccccctacaTCACTGGCCCTGATCGTCTGCCCTGCTTCCCAAAGAGACCCAGATTTGCCTCCGGATCCACCTTCGAACCATTGCAATGCGCCGAAGCAGCGGACAACTCTAAACCTCACTCCTCTGTCCCCGACTGAACCTGAACGGAAGAATTTGAGGACTGTCAAAAAATTAAGATCCCAATTTAGGGCTGTCGCGTCGATCGCACGAGGTGACAGACAACCAGAAAGTGGACAGGAACAGCAGATTCGAGAAGCGATCGTCTCGTGGACCTCTGTTTCCCCCGATCAGCTAACTAACTTGACAACCGACCGAGTTGTCACTCTCGACGTAGGTTGAtataagagagagaggagggtgacagaaggaagaaacaaaagaaaaaggatcaGAAGACTTGATAAATCCGATCCCTTTCCCACTCAATTTCCAAGAATTAAATCAGGAGAAGCAAAACCCGATTGATTTGACTCTTGccttgatttgatttgattcacTTTTTAttatccttttctttctttgtttcttttcttttctttttttcttctttcccttttttccccttccaaTAATCCCAACCCCATGTCTGTGTCTGCATCCGtttccgcctccgcctcctccaacctcccATCCGATTCTCGCTCCTCAGGACCCCTCCGTCGTCTGAGCCAACTGCGTGCCTATACGCAGCAGcatttctcctcctccgcttcctcttcctcttcctcgcacCCTCCTgcttcgtcatcatcgaccaACGGTCCCCGCATCTCGCGTCGTCATACCCTCAGCAGTCGAGTTTCCTGGTTTTCTCCCGCCTCCACTGGGACCGAATCTTCGCAACTCTCGCCTGTGGGGTCTCGCTCGTCGGGCCCATGTCCCGAAAGTGAGCAGCAGCCATCCACTCTTGCCCGCTATAGTGCGGTTTTTTTCCCCAGCTACCGCGGCCTCGAGCTCGACTTGCGTTCCTCCCGCCAGTCCGACCTGTCCagctcttctccttcttccaacAACCAATCCGGTGGCCGTCAGACGACAGCTCAAGGCACGACCATGGCGCGGCCCAGAGGTGCCTCTCAGGCGCTGGACGCGAGACCCGATCTCGATGGCACCAGTCCATCGGCCTCGTCCAACCTCCACGCGGGAGCCCTCGACTCGTCCGACCCCGTGATGTCGGAGAACCCGTCGACTGCGTCCCCGCGACCGAAGCAGAAAGCGACCAttcgcttcttcccccatcAAGACACCCATCAAAGCTCCCGAccctccttgcccttcaTCCCCGTCTCGCGAACGCTGCCGTCGGAAAGTTGCGTCATCCGAGTTGGTCGGTACTCAGAACGCGATGGTCTGCCCGTGGCCAACCCAACGGACCCCTCCGATGCCCCGGTCGGGTTCAAGTCGAAGGTGGTGAGTCGGAAACACTGCGAGTTTTTATACCTGAACGGCCAGTGGCATATCAAGGATGTTGGAAGCTCGTCGGGGACGTTTCTCAACCACATGCGCTTGAGCCAGCCGAACATGCCGTCTCGGCTGTATACGGTGAAGGATGGAGATATTGTGCAGCTGGGGATTGACTTTCGGGGAGGCGAGGAGATGATTTTCCGCTGCGTCCGTATACGGATCGAGTGTAATCGGtcctggcagcagcagccgaaTGAATTCAAGTATGATTATCTGGCCTCGAAGCTGTTTGTGTGTGGACTACCGGCTAATGAGCGATGCAGTAAAAACACCGAGAGTCTGATTCGGAATTTGGGCAAGGGAGATACAGCGGATTATTCTGGATGTCGGGAATGCTCCATTTGTCTTGGTTCTGTTCTGGTTtgtttccctctccttctggCGGATCGCACAACTGCAGGACAGCTAATTTGTTTGAGAAGCGGCCTTACCAGTGTTTGTTCATGGCAGCCTGCGCCCACGTCTGGCATTACAAATGCGTTAGTCGTCTTATCCACACGCCAGACTACCCCATGTTCCAATGTCCCAACTGCCGTGCCTACACCGATTTAAGCGCCGAGGTCGATGATACAAACGAttttgacgaggaggacgagaagaaggacacgCCAGAGGACAAGCAGGATACCACCGATGCATCGCGGTCACAAACGAATTCGCCCCAGTTGGAGGCTCAGCCAGCCCCTTCTGGCGACGAACCCCGCCATGACAACCTGCCGGCCGAGGCAGGCCTCGCTGCCAATATTGAGAGCATGCGTCTGCAAGACACAGATGCATCCGATGATGCGCGGCGTCCCCCCGCTCCCACGTCCAACAATGATGGCACCCCTGTCAATGCCGATAGTGAAGTCCCTGGCTGGCAGTCCGTGACCCAGTCACCCAATGCTCTACAGGCCCGCCAGTCCCACCTGCGTGCGGACACCCCTGTCCGGTCCGAGTCATCCGAGGACAATCCTCTGACGCCACTGAACGATTCGGGGCCCCTAGCCCTTGACGGCCGGGCCGCCATGCCCTGAAGCAACGAGGAGTGTGGTCGCGACATTATTGGATAGATCGCTCCGATCCGCTCCTCAACAGCCGTATTTGGCTTCTAGATTTGGACAACCCTTGCATCCAGTCCACAGGACTGAGTCGTCATTGATATGTGCATCCCTATTGTCGCTTTGGTTTGATGTCTTTTGTCTTTTGCATTCTCGAGCCGTATTCTCATGTCCCATTGTTATTAGCTTTCTAAGTCCCAGCATTGAGCATCGCGattgtttctttcccctctgcTTCCCCATTTAttctcttccatcccacCTATTCCACCTATTTTATACCCATTTGCAGcatcctttctccctcacacacacactctctccctctcactccATCCGTTCGGCACTGGCTATTTCACCATCAACACAGTGGACCACTTACCATGCCATGCCTTGCGAAATGCACCCGGCTTGGAGTACACACACACGGGAATCATCTTCTTTGGAACCCGGAGGTTGGCGTTtgcagtcagtcagtcagtagtGGCCCCCTTTTAATTTGTTTTTGGTTTTTCCGGAACGGAGATTCATTGGCGCGCATGAATGGGGTGTGGTTGTGAGATGTACATACCAGCTATACatatatttcatattttatCCAATTACCTACTTACCCAGATTTATCATCCCTGTCTGGATTTAGGCACCACATTGCAAGATCGGTTCCCCCTGTCCTTGTGATGTGAGGTGACATGGAAACGCAGCACCGTGATGCTCGGCGGGTTGGCTGGCTAGCTGGTTGTtccaacccacccccacccactATTAGTATCTTTATCATCTCCGATAGTACTACCACTagtaccactactactaccaccatttAGCTAGATACGAAATCCTACTACACAACCTACGAGACAATACCATCATACCGTTCATTCTGACAGTaactacagtagtagtaatacttAGTAGGAGGGTCATCCATTGCCCAACCGttccatatatatatctccattgaaataagaaagataataaacATTCTCTCGAAATTCAAGTACTGCTAGTAGTAGCTACTATTGACTTATTGCTGTGAAGTTCAGTCAAGTTATTACGGGCAGGTAGTACATGCTTAGTATTTTAacgaaaatatatatattcttgttagtagtagtagtagtagtagtagtagtagtagtagtagtagtagtatctccTTCAAAACCATTGGTTCCTAGTATTCAATCAAATAGATAAGCACAAAcggtaagtactagtagtgagTAGCAACGTGTTCTGCATacagatagtaagtagtggtaCATTAACAGTGTATGTATACACGAGTCAATAGACtacaactagtagtagtgctaCTGAAAACAAAGCCGACATCAGTTTAACTTAGATAGAAGCAAGGAATTACAATTCTGGATATTTGTATTGTTTCATCATCAATGGTGGAATGGATTGATTTCCTTTCTCACTTCATCAATCTGATAATAGTACACACACCCAGTCATTCATTAAGTCACATTaaggaaaagcagaaaaagaaCAATTCGCTGGTATCAATCATCTCATATCATCTCAGGCCCAGTCTCTTTTCTGTCTTCTGGCCCCAACATATGGTTCATCATggataatcatcatcagcaaagctgctgctgctgctgctgctgctgctctaaTAAACATCATCTCTTAGCTCAACCAAGCCCTCAAAACCCCCGCTGGGTGCCAAGGGTCCCGCGGTTATCGAGGTCCGAGTCGACGCGGGGGTCGAGCTTGTTAGCCATGTTGGAGCTGTGAGGGCCGGCGGTGCTCTGGCCGGTAGTGttgtagctgctgctggccatgCCCTGGTGACGGGCGCGGTTGTCCATGTCCGAGTCGACGCGGGGGTCGAGCTTGTTGGCCATGTTGGAGCCGTGAGGGCCTgcgttgctgctgccgccgtagccgctgctggtggtgtaGTCGTTcacgccgctgccgccgtaGCCTGCACCTGCACCGCTGCCATAGCCTGCACCAGTTTCTGCACCGCCGCCGTAGCCTGCGCCGGTGGTGTGGGTGCCGGAGTAGCCGCCAGCGGCACGGTTGTCTGGGTAGGATGTTAGTATTGTTTGTTTGATGGTATAATGGATGCTGGGTAAgggggtatgtatgtacctcTGTCACTGTCAACGCGGGGGTCCATCTTGTTTGCCATGCTGGAGTCGTGAGGGCCGTGGGCACCACCCATGGCCTGGTGACGGGCACGGTTGTCGCGGTCACTGTCGACACGGGGGTCCATCTTGTTGGCCATGCCGGACTCGTGAGGACCCGAAGAGTAGCCACCAGAGGAGTAGCCGGCACCGGAGCCGCCCATACCGCCGGTGGGGTTGGCACGGTTGTCACGGTCACTGTCGACGCGGGGGTCCATCTTGTTGGCCATGCTGGAGTCGTGGGGGCCGTGAGCACCACCCATGGCTTCGTGGCGGGCGCGGTTGTCTGAGGAGTATGTTAGTACCATATCGGAGGGAACGATTGGAGGGGGATATAGCTTACCGCGGTCGCTGTCGACGCGGGGGTCCATCTTGTTGGCCACGTTGGAGGAGTGGGGACCAGcgttggaggaagaagtgttggaggaagaagtgtTGCTGGACTCCTTGTGGTGGCCAGTCACGGCATCCTTAACCTTGTGCATAAGTCCGGACATGATGGGCAGTTGTATGTGTGTTTTGTTTGGAAATTGAAGATAGGATTGTAGATAGAGAGTTTTGAAATGCGGTAGTTGTAGAGAGTCAGATATGCTTGAGTCAGTTAttgtgttgatgatgaggatcgAGATTTCTTGGAGACCAGCCAGGTTTAAATAAGGAGTGGTGAGTGAATGGACGTCTGGCCATGACGTAGGGATACGTCGAGTGGCCGCATTCCCTCCTGGACGTGCCCTGGTCCGGCAAAGTGACTTGATGGCGGTTGAATGAACGATTGATTGAGTTCACCTCCTTCGCAATGGTGGGCTGGTAGGATGACGTTGAGATGTGCTCATGTTTCTCAGCCCTAAAGCAGCGACGAATATGGTCTTTGTCATTGTCCGCTGTTTAGCAGCATCGAAAGCGGCAGGGAATAGCTTCCACGGATGTCGATCGTTCCTAGGTGGGACATTGAGTGGTGAGTGGCTCCGCATCTTTGTGTAAGGCCAGATTAAGAGGCCGTCTATTTTTGTCTCCTACCAGCGTGTCCAGCCAGTTATTGCCTTCTGGCCAAGTctggggttgttggagatGTGCATCAGTGAAGATGAGTCAGCAATTCACTGCGGATGATGACCTCAGCCAGTGTGTCGATGTCGTCGGCCAAGCCTGCATGCATAGTAGTTATTGGCTGCAGATGTGAGTTGCGGGGATCAGGGGAGAGCAAGACCCACTCACAAGAATCCACTTGCTGCGGGCCCAGATGGTGCCTCCGATCGAATGGGGATCggtcttccccctccatctgGCATGCCAGATTGAGCTGCACACCTTATTCTTTAGGATTATTTTAGTATCCGCACTAGCCTACTGCACTGTAATACCTCTGAGTATAGAGGAGCCGTGTATCCCAGAAATATCTGGTGGCGCGGTCTCGTATACGGCGGGTGTAGCGATAGAGAATCCTATAGTTCGGGCTCCTGCCGGCTTACATCACGGATTGACCCGATCCAGATAATGACAATCTGTTCCGTGGGCGGAAGCATATCACTGCCGTTTTGATACTATTCGTTTGCCAAGGTCTCACCATGCATGATGCAATCTGCGTGAATCAAGCTCCCCAGAGTGCTGTGCACGTTGACGATATTCCTACTTTAGCAGCTCGGTCTAGTTTGGACGGGATGTCGAAGAGCTCTTTGTCCTGTTCCTGAAATTGCTTTGCTGGCAACACTGGGTGAATCCTTGGAAGGCTGGAGACGTAAGCGGCTGTCAGATCTACACCCGCCCGTCCAGTGGAGTGTACAGTTGTGAGTGGCTTGCATCGCTAGCAGGTTGGCAGAACGGTCTAGCTCGTAGCAGCATGCACCTCCGTGTAGATATTCGTCATTCAGTCCGACCTAGAATGGGGACCGTCTCTTACAAACAGGCTTAGGCA harbors:
- a CDS encoding FHA domain protein (COG:O;~EggNog:ENOG410PJJ8;~InterPro:IPR001841,IPR008984,IPR000253,IPR013083;~PFAM:PF17123,PF00498;~go_function: GO:0005515 - protein binding [Evidence IEA]); translation: MSVSASVSASASSNLPSDSRSSGPLRRLSQLRAYTQQHFSSSASSSSSSHPPASSSSTNGPRISRRHTLSSRVSWFSPASTGTESSQLSPVGSRSSGPCPESEQQPSTLARYSAVFFPSYRGLELDLRSSRQSDLSSSSPSSNNQSGGRQTTAQGTTMARPRGASQALDARPDLDGTSPSASSNLHAGALDSSDPVMSENPSTASPRPKQKATIRFFPHQDTHQSSRPSLPFIPVSRTLPSESCVIRVGRYSERDGLPVANPTDPSDAPVGFKSKVVSRKHCEFLYLNGQWHIKDVGSSSGTFLNHMRLSQPNMPSRLYTVKDGDIVQLGIDFRGGEEMIFRCVRIRIECNRSWQQQPNEFNKNTESLIRNLGKGDTADYSGCRECSICLGSVLRPYQCLFMAACAHVWHYKCVSRLIHTPDYPMFQCPNCRAYTDLSAEVDDTNDFDEEDEKKDTPEDKQDTTDASRSQTNSPQLEAQPAPSGDEPRHDNLPAEAGLAANIESMRLQDTDASDDARRPPAPTSNNDGTPVNADSEVPGWQSVTQSPNALQARQSHLRADTPVRSESSEDNPLTPLNDSGPLALDGRAAMP
- a CDS encoding uncharacterized protein (COG:S;~EggNog:ENOG410PXJZ) produces the protein MSGLMHKVKDAVTGHHKESSNTSSSNTSSSNAGPHSSNVANKMDPRVDSDRDNRARHEAMGGAHGPHDSSMANKMDPRVDSDRDNRANPTGGMGGSGAGYSSGGYSSGPHESGMANKMDPRVDSDRDNRARHQAMGGAHGPHDSSMANKMDPRVDSDRDNRAAGGYSGTHTTGAGYGGGAETGAGYGSGAGAGYGGSGVNDYTTSSGYGGSSNAGPHGSNMANKLDPRVDSDMDNRARHQGMASSSYNTTGQSTAGPHSSNMANKLDPRVDSDLDNRGTLGTQRGF